The Sulfitobacter sp. S223 genome has a window encoding:
- a CDS encoding ATP12 family chaperone protein has protein sequence MSDWKAKRFWKEASVAEAGAAYAITLDGRAVKTPAKQPLHVPTRAMALAIAQEWDAQKDLINPNTMPATKTANAAIDKVTIQHAEVADMLAAYGDSDLLCYRADAPVELVERQAEQWDPMLDWAAETLSAKLEARTGVMHLPQDPEVVEALRRRTHALDAFELAAFHDLVSLSGSLILGFAAILDARPVETLWKLSRLDELWQEEKWGEDADATALAEIKREAFLHAKRMYDLRQAE, from the coding sequence AGCAGAGGCTGGGGCCGCTTATGCGATCACGCTGGATGGACGGGCCGTCAAAACTCCGGCCAAGCAGCCCTTGCATGTGCCAACCCGTGCGATGGCCCTTGCCATTGCGCAAGAGTGGGACGCGCAGAAAGACCTGATCAACCCAAACACGATGCCTGCCACCAAAACTGCCAACGCCGCGATCGATAAGGTCACCATTCAGCATGCCGAAGTCGCGGACATGCTTGCGGCTTATGGTGACAGTGATTTGCTATGCTACCGCGCAGATGCTCCGGTTGAACTGGTCGAAAGGCAAGCCGAACAATGGGACCCCATGCTGGATTGGGCGGCCGAGACGCTTTCAGCGAAACTGGAAGCACGTACTGGCGTCATGCACCTACCACAAGACCCCGAGGTTGTTGAGGCATTGCGCCGCCGTACACATGCGCTTGATGCTTTTGAATTGGCCGCTTTCCACGATTTGGTCAGTTTGTCCGGATCTCTGATCCTTGGATTTGCCGCTATTCTGGATGCGAGGCCTGTAGAAACCCTGTGGAAACTGTCCCGTCTCGATGAACTGTGGCAAGAAGAGAAGTGGGGTGAGGACGCCGACGCCACCGCACTGGCCGAGATAAAGCGCGAAGCATTCCTGCATGCGAAGCGTATGTATGACTTGCGTCAGGCCGAATAG
- a CDS encoding amino acid ABC transporter substrate-binding protein, with product MKKSIILGALTIAGLSAGAAAAGTLDDVKARGKLNCGVTTGLVGFAAPDANGEWTGFDVSVCRAVAAAVLGDATAVEFVPTTGKTRFTALASGEIDMLARNTTWTFSRDVDLKFDFIGVNYYDGQGFMVPKALGVSSAKDLDGATVCIQTGTTTELNLADFFRANNISYEPVPIETNAEANQQYLAGACDVYTTDASGLAATRATFEAPGDHVLLPEIVSKEPLGPLVRHGDNEWGDVVRWTLNALIAAEELGVSSANIAEMATSTTNPEVARLLGTEGDLGAMLGLDADWAKRAIETQGNYGEIFAKNIGEDTPIGLARGLNAQWTDGGLLYTPPFR from the coding sequence ATGAAAAAATCAATTATTCTTGGCGCACTCACGATCGCCGGTCTGTCTGCCGGTGCAGCAGCTGCTGGTACGTTGGATGATGTCAAAGCACGCGGCAAACTGAACTGTGGTGTAACCACAGGTCTTGTTGGCTTCGCGGCACCCGATGCGAATGGCGAATGGACTGGTTTTGACGTTTCCGTCTGCCGTGCTGTTGCCGCTGCTGTTCTGGGCGACGCGACTGCTGTTGAATTCGTACCAACAACCGGCAAGACGCGCTTCACCGCACTGGCGTCCGGCGAAATCGACATGCTGGCCCGTAACACCACATGGACATTCTCCCGTGACGTCGACCTGAAGTTCGATTTTATCGGTGTGAACTATTATGACGGCCAAGGCTTCATGGTGCCAAAAGCACTGGGTGTGTCCTCTGCCAAAGATCTTGATGGTGCAACAGTTTGCATTCAGACAGGTACAACAACCGAGCTGAACCTGGCCGACTTCTTCCGCGCCAACAACATCAGCTACGAGCCTGTGCCAATCGAAACCAATGCAGAAGCAAACCAGCAGTACCTTGCCGGTGCCTGCGACGTTTACACAACAGACGCTTCCGGTCTGGCCGCGACACGTGCGACATTCGAAGCACCTGGTGACCACGTCCTGCTGCCAGAAATCGTTTCCAAAGAGCCACTCGGCCCATTGGTTCGCCATGGCGACAACGAGTGGGGCGATGTCGTTCGCTGGACTTTGAACGCACTTATCGCAGCTGAAGAGCTGGGTGTTTCTTCCGCGAACATCGCCGAAATGGCAACGTCCACAACCAACCCAGAAGTTGCACGCCTGTTGGGCACCGAAGGTGACCTTGGCGCGATGCTGGGCCTGGACGCAGATTGGGCCAAGCGCGCAATCGAAACACAGGGTAACTACGGCGAAATCTTTGCTAAGAACATCGGCGAAGACACGCCAATCGGTCTGGCGCGTGGTCTGAACGCACAGTGGACAGATGGCGGCCTGCTGTACACACCACCATTCCGTTAA
- a CDS encoding amino acid ABC transporter permease — MSTLTDPPQGSFRLSMLLNDTRYRSMTLQVIAAIILALSLAYLYSNLAANLRAAGLNISFGFLNSSAGYDINQTLIDYNSQSSNLRAAVVGILNTLLVAFLACITATIFGVIAGVLRLSNNWLVRKLMAVYVEIFRNIPVLIWIIIIFTIMTAVMPSPRDFRGDTPASSMLFDLFAFTNRGVYVPGPYFTRGFGGGEGSALNWVLVIAVLVGSFFATRFLTARANRIQEATGVRPNTLWTNLAIWILPISIFCLIFGLTWDIPALKGFNFGGGIKIGGPLIALWFALSIYTGAFIAENVRAGIQAVSKGQTEAAAALGIRPRRVMSLVVLPQALRVIIPPLISQYLNITKNSSLAIAVGYADITATLGGITLNQTGRAIECVLLLMLFYLVISLTISAVMNVYNNAMKLKER; from the coding sequence ATGTCGACACTCACGGACCCACCACAGGGCTCGTTCCGGCTATCTATGCTGTTGAACGATACGAGGTACCGGTCGATGACTTTGCAAGTCATCGCAGCAATCATTCTTGCGCTGTCACTCGCATATTTATATTCGAACCTCGCCGCGAACCTTCGGGCGGCCGGTTTGAATATTTCATTCGGGTTTCTTAACAGCTCAGCCGGGTATGATATCAACCAGACACTGATTGATTATAATAGCCAATCATCAAACCTACGTGCCGCCGTTGTCGGTATTCTCAATACACTGCTGGTGGCCTTTCTGGCCTGTATTACAGCAACGATATTCGGCGTGATCGCGGGCGTTTTGCGCCTGTCGAACAACTGGCTCGTGCGTAAACTGATGGCCGTCTACGTTGAAATCTTCCGGAACATTCCCGTGTTGATCTGGATCATCATCATCTTCACGATCATGACAGCCGTCATGCCCAGCCCACGGGACTTCAGGGGTGACACGCCGGCTTCTTCAATGTTGTTTGATCTTTTCGCATTCACCAACCGTGGCGTCTATGTTCCCGGTCCCTACTTTACCCGCGGGTTCGGCGGCGGTGAGGGGAGCGCGCTGAATTGGGTGCTTGTGATTGCAGTGCTGGTTGGATCGTTTTTTGCGACGCGGTTCCTGACAGCGCGGGCGAACAGAATTCAAGAAGCGACAGGTGTCCGTCCCAATACGCTTTGGACCAACCTTGCAATCTGGATTTTGCCGATCTCTATCTTCTGCCTCATCTTTGGCCTGACTTGGGACATCCCTGCGCTCAAGGGCTTTAACTTTGGTGGTGGTATCAAAATTGGCGGCCCGCTGATCGCACTTTGGTTCGCGCTGTCGATCTACACAGGCGCTTTCATTGCTGAAAACGTGCGTGCAGGTATTCAGGCGGTTTCCAAGGGACAGACAGAAGCGGCAGCCGCGTTGGGTATTCGCCCACGCCGGGTTATGAGCCTTGTTGTCCTGCCTCAGGCGCTTCGGGTAATCATCCCGCCGCTGATCTCGCAATATCTCAACATCACGAAGAACTCTTCGCTGGCGATTGCGGTTGGCTACGCTGACATCACAGCGACACTCGGGGGTATTACGCTTAACCAGACGGGCCGCGCGATTGAATGCGTGCTTTTGCTGATGCTCTTCTATCTTGTGATCTCGTTGACGATCTCCGCCGTGATGAACGTTTATAACAACGCTATGAAATTGAAGGAGCGCTGA
- a CDS encoding ABC transporter permease subunit (The N-terminal region of this protein, as described by TIGR01726, is a three transmembrane segment that identifies a subfamily of ABC transporter permease subunits, which specificities that include histidine, arginine, glutamine, glutamate, L-cystine (sic), the opines (in Agrobacterium) octopine and nopaline, etc.), which produces MSDTHEHSVAFVRTTEIPQQPAPMNAAGPVKWMRENLFPTWANALLTVAAIYVIYLILSATLPWIFGGLWTTSSLAECREVLQGKSAACFSVLTERWNQLLFGFKYPSDMYWRPTLALVLMFVALAPVLFFDLPRKLLIATILYPFIAYWLIWGGTVLTPIFALVGFAVGYVVYSRFVARNFALALSGGVAAAMVAWYIGSLIVSLIAPETPLLEAVPSRDLGGFMLNMMLGLTCVSLSVPLGIALALGRQSSMPLIKWICVVFIEFIRGVPLITLLFVASVMLAYFFPPEATVDLFLRVVIMITMFSSAYIAEVIRGGLAALPKGQYEAADSLGLDYAQAMRLIILPQALKISIPGIVNIAVGLFKDTTLVSVISMFDLVGMIRGPILASTDWNGVYWELLGFAALLFFVVCYGISQYSQWLERRLATDHR; this is translated from the coding sequence ATGTCAGATACACATGAACACTCCGTCGCCTTCGTTCGGACAACAGAGATTCCACAACAACCGGCACCGATGAATGCAGCGGGACCGGTCAAATGGATGCGTGAAAACCTGTTTCCAACTTGGGCAAATGCGCTGCTTACCGTGGCTGCGATCTATGTGATCTATCTGATCCTTTCTGCAACGTTGCCATGGATTTTTGGCGGCCTATGGACCACATCATCTCTGGCAGAGTGCCGGGAAGTCCTTCAGGGCAAATCGGCGGCCTGTTTCTCGGTCCTGACCGAGCGCTGGAACCAGCTGCTGTTCGGGTTCAAATACCCGTCTGATATGTACTGGCGCCCGACACTGGCACTTGTGCTGATGTTTGTTGCTTTGGCGCCTGTGCTGTTCTTTGACTTGCCACGCAAGCTGTTGATCGCCACCATTCTTTATCCTTTCATCGCTTACTGGCTGATCTGGGGTGGCACTGTGTTGACCCCGATTTTCGCGCTGGTGGGTTTTGCTGTTGGCTACGTTGTCTACAGCCGCTTCGTTGCACGGAACTTTGCGCTGGCTCTTTCCGGTGGTGTCGCCGCCGCGATGGTCGCTTGGTATATCGGTAGCCTTATCGTTTCGCTCATCGCGCCCGAAACCCCCTTGTTGGAAGCTGTACCTTCCCGCGATCTGGGCGGCTTCATGCTTAATATGATGTTGGGTCTGACCTGTGTGTCGCTATCTGTTCCGCTTGGAATTGCGCTGGCGTTAGGACGACAAAGCTCAATGCCACTGATCAAATGGATCTGTGTGGTTTTCATCGAATTCATTCGCGGCGTGCCGCTTATTACTTTGTTGTTCGTGGCAAGCGTGATGTTGGCGTATTTCTTCCCGCCGGAGGCAACAGTTGATCTGTTCCTTAGGGTCGTCATCATGATCACCATGTTTTCCTCAGCGTATATCGCCGAAGTGATCCGTGGTGGTTTGGCCGCTTTGCCCAAAGGGCAGTACGAAGCGGCAGACAGCCTTGGTTTGGATTACGCACAGGCAATGCGGCTGATCATTCTACCGCAAGCGTTGAAAATCTCGATCCCAGGCATCGTGAACATTGCGGTGGGTCTGTTCAAAGACACCACGCTTGTTTCCGTTATCTCGATGTTTGATCTGGTTGGTATGATCAGGGGACCGATCCTCGCTTCTACCGATTGGAACGGGGTATACTGGGAGCTTTTGGGCTTTGCCGCCTTGCTGTTCTTCGTCGTTTGCTACGGCATTTCACAATATTCGCAGTGGCTGGAACGCCGTCTTGCGACAGATCATCGTTAA
- a CDS encoding amino acid ABC transporter ATP-binding protein, translating to MADTAKLKVSDEVAISIQNMNKWYGTFHVLRDIDLTVYQGERIVICGPSGSGKSTLIRCINALEEHQKGSIEVDGTLLSSDLKNIDKIRSEVGMCFQHFNLFPHLTILENCTLAPIWVRKTPKKEAEEIAMHFLEKVKIPDQADKYPGQLSGGQQQRVAIARSLCMRPRIMLFDEPTSALDPEMIKEVLDTMIELAEEGMTMLCVTHEMGFARQVANRVIFMDQGQIVEQNEPEEFFNNPQSPRTQLFLSQILGH from the coding sequence ATGGCTGATACCGCAAAACTCAAAGTATCCGACGAAGTCGCAATCTCGATCCAGAATATGAACAAGTGGTACGGCACTTTCCACGTGCTGCGCGACATTGATCTGACTGTGTATCAAGGGGAACGTATCGTGATTTGTGGGCCTTCAGGCTCGGGTAAATCCACGTTGATCCGCTGCATTAACGCACTGGAAGAGCATCAGAAGGGTTCAATCGAAGTTGATGGCACGCTTCTGTCATCGGACCTTAAGAACATCGATAAGATCCGGTCTGAAGTTGGCATGTGCTTTCAGCACTTCAACCTTTTCCCTCATCTGACGATCCTTGAGAACTGTACATTGGCACCAATCTGGGTTCGTAAAACACCCAAGAAGGAAGCCGAGGAAATCGCAATGCATTTCCTTGAGAAGGTGAAGATCCCTGATCAGGCTGATAAATACCCCGGCCAGCTTTCGGGTGGTCAACAACAGCGTGTGGCGATTGCCCGTTCGCTTTGCATGCGTCCACGGATCATGCTGTTTGATGAACCGACATCGGCCCTTGATCCTGAAATGATCAAGGAAGTTCTGGATACAATGATCGAGCTTGCCGAAGAAGGCATGACAATGCTTTGCGTAACGCACGAAATGGGCTTTGCCCGTCAGGTTGCGAACCGCGTCATCTTTATGGATCAGGGCCAGATTGTTGAGCAGAACGAACCGGAAGAGTTCTTCAACAACCCTCAAAGCCCACGCACACAGCTGTTCCTGAGCCAGATTCTGGGACACTAA
- a CDS encoding histidine phosphatase family protein has translation MKRLILMRHAKSDWSDLTKPDHERVINERGRRSAEAIGRWMRSRSLHPDHILCSDAARTRATVARLSLEDTPTTLMRQLYLAEPDVMADALRSRVEDCILMVAHNPGSAMLADMLVETAPDHPSFDAYPTCATLVVDFDIENWRELRHGTGKVVEFVVPRDLVE, from the coding sequence ATGAAACGTCTTATCTTGATGCGGCACGCAAAGTCTGACTGGTCAGACCTAACAAAGCCCGACCACGAGCGCGTGATAAACGAGCGCGGACGCCGTAGTGCAGAGGCCATTGGGCGTTGGATGCGCAGCCGTTCTTTGCATCCTGATCACATTCTCTGCTCGGACGCCGCACGCACGCGCGCGACTGTGGCAAGGCTGAGTCTGGAAGATACACCAACAACTCTCATGCGGCAGCTTTATCTGGCAGAGCCTGACGTTATGGCAGACGCTCTGCGATCTCGCGTTGAAGATTGTATTCTCATGGTCGCACATAACCCCGGCTCAGCCATGCTGGCCGATATGCTGGTGGAAACGGCGCCGGACCACCCGTCCTTCGATGCCTACCCGACTTGCGCAACACTTGTCGTAGATTTCGATATCGAAAACTGGCGTGAGCTTCGCCATGGCACAGGTAAAGTCGTCGAGTTTGTCGTTCCCCGTGATCTCGTAGAATAA
- the argB gene encoding acetylglutamate kinase, producing the protein MRKQDMNRDWAATAATLSQALPYMQRYNDATVVIKLGGHAMGSDEAMDEFARDVVLMRQVGVNPVIVHGGGPMINSMLKRLGIQSEFVDGKRVTDAATMEVVEMVLSGLVNARIVQAISEQGGRAVGVSGKDSGLIICEPEDPALGLVGRPTQVNPRLLLDMAEKELIPVIAPLGMGMNGETFNINGDTAAGAIAAALKADRLLLLTDVSGVKNASGEVLTELTASQIKDMTSEGTIAGGMIPKTQTALDALAAGVRAAVILDGRAPNACLLELFTEHGAGSIIRAG; encoded by the coding sequence ATGAGAAAACAAGATATGAACCGCGATTGGGCCGCTACTGCCGCCACTCTTTCACAAGCGCTGCCGTATATGCAGCGCTACAATGACGCGACCGTCGTAATTAAACTTGGTGGACACGCCATGGGCAGCGATGAAGCCATGGACGAATTCGCCCGCGACGTTGTGTTGATGCGTCAGGTTGGCGTAAACCCCGTGATTGTACACGGCGGCGGACCAATGATTAACAGCATGCTCAAACGGCTCGGCATTCAGTCAGAGTTTGTGGACGGCAAACGGGTGACCGATGCTGCGACCATGGAAGTGGTTGAGATGGTCCTGTCCGGACTGGTCAATGCCCGCATCGTTCAGGCAATTTCCGAACAGGGTGGCCGCGCAGTCGGCGTTTCCGGCAAGGATAGCGGTCTTATTATCTGTGAGCCCGAAGATCCCGCACTTGGCCTTGTTGGCAGGCCAACACAGGTAAACCCTCGGTTGTTGCTGGATATGGCTGAAAAAGAACTCATTCCTGTCATTGCCCCTTTGGGTATGGGAATGAACGGAGAGACTTTCAACATCAACGGCGACACCGCAGCCGGTGCGATTGCTGCAGCGCTCAAGGCCGACCGCCTGTTGCTTCTGACAGATGTGTCCGGCGTCAAAAACGCCTCTGGTGAAGTCCTGACCGAGCTCACAGCAAGCCAGATTAAAGACATGACATCAGAAGGTACCATCGCGGGCGGAATGATACCGAAGACACAGACCGCATTGGATGCACTGGCTGCCGGAGTACGCGCCGCTGTTATCCTAGATGGTCGTGCACCGAACGCCTGCCTATTAGAGCTTTTCACCGAGCATGGCGCGGGCTCAATCATTCGGGCCGGGTAA
- the yihA gene encoding ribosome biogenesis GTP-binding protein YihA/YsxC: MQLPFPLVEEPDAVSAEKGRLLFAGQTEFVKGVVAMSGLPEADRMEVCFAGRSNVGKSTLINALTGMKALARASNTPGRTQEINYFTAGDDLYLVDLPGYGYANAPLPVVEKWQRLLKQFLQGRQTLRRAFVLIDARHGVKKVDDEIMSLLDSAAVTFQVVLTKADKVKEVEREKVLDQVRRALSKHPAAFPELIVTSSEKGWGIPTLRSVIATLE, translated from the coding sequence ATGCAGCTGCCTTTCCCCCTTGTCGAAGAACCTGATGCGGTCTCAGCTGAAAAGGGCCGGTTGCTTTTTGCCGGCCAAACAGAATTTGTTAAAGGCGTTGTCGCGATGTCTGGCTTGCCCGAAGCAGATCGAATGGAGGTCTGTTTTGCCGGTCGGTCCAATGTGGGTAAATCAACCCTGATCAACGCCCTGACAGGGATGAAGGCCCTTGCCCGCGCCTCAAACACGCCGGGACGCACCCAAGAGATTAACTATTTCACGGCTGGTGACGATCTCTATCTCGTTGATTTGCCGGGCTATGGTTATGCAAACGCGCCTTTGCCAGTGGTCGAAAAATGGCAGCGTCTGCTCAAACAGTTCTTGCAAGGTCGCCAAACGCTGCGCCGCGCCTTTGTTCTTATTGACGCGCGCCACGGTGTAAAAAAAGTCGATGACGAAATAATGAGCCTGCTCGACAGCGCCGCGGTGACATTTCAGGTCGTGTTGACCAAGGCGGACAAAGTCAAAGAAGTCGAACGGGAAAAGGTGTTGGATCAGGTGCGCAGAGCGTTAAGCAAACACCCTGCTGCATTTCCCGAACTGATTGTGACATCTTCAGAAAAAGGCTGGGGCATCCCGACGCTACGCTCGGTCATTGCCACGCTCGAATAA
- a CDS encoding MOSC domain-containing protein: MKVSALWRHPVKSHGREALERVTLTQGKSMPFDRLWAIAHDACKADGSEWAACQNFSIGSKSPALMAITASLDEVTKTITLRHPDTSDLTVQPDTQSDALLQWVRPLADPKRPQPARVFKLEDRGFTDTPFASVSLCNRASHEAVETLANASLQPERWRGNIWFDGAQAWEEFEWLGRELRLGTVRLKVEERIQRCKATMANTDTGIRDVDTLMALNMLDHQHFGIYASIIETGEVALGDQLELI, from the coding sequence ATGAAGGTATCGGCGCTCTGGCGCCACCCTGTCAAAAGCCACGGGCGTGAGGCGCTAGAGCGTGTCACGCTGACCCAAGGCAAGTCGATGCCATTTGATCGCCTGTGGGCCATTGCCCATGACGCCTGCAAGGCAGATGGTAGCGAATGGGCCGCTTGCCAGAACTTTAGCATCGGTTCGAAGTCACCCGCCCTGATGGCTATCACGGCCTCTCTGGATGAGGTCACGAAAACCATCACATTGCGGCACCCGGATACATCTGATCTGACAGTACAGCCCGACACGCAAAGCGACGCGCTGTTGCAGTGGGTGCGCCCCTTGGCTGATCCAAAACGGCCGCAGCCTGCACGGGTTTTCAAGCTAGAGGATCGCGGCTTTACGGATACTCCTTTTGCTTCCGTTTCTTTGTGCAACCGCGCGTCACACGAAGCTGTCGAAACGCTCGCAAACGCCTCGCTCCAGCCAGAGCGCTGGCGCGGCAACATCTGGTTTGATGGTGCCCAAGCGTGGGAAGAATTCGAGTGGTTAGGCCGCGAGTTACGCTTGGGGACCGTCAGGCTCAAAGTGGAAGAGCGCATTCAGCGCTGCAAAGCCACAATGGCCAACACCGATACGGGCATACGCGACGTTGATACACTTATGGCTCTCAATATGCTGGATCACCAGCATTTCGGGATTTACGCCAGTATAATAGAAACGGGCGAAGTCGCCCTTGGCGACCAATTGGAGCTTATCTAA
- the yidC gene encoding membrane protein insertase YidC translates to MDDQNKNLIIATALSFVVILVWFVLFPPPEPETPIDGTVASQSTPAEGTLATPSADVPAANPTSTVSTETAPSALDNAARVTIETPRVSGSLSLLGGRIDQLSLNDYRTSLEEDATIVEILFPANEANAQYALHGWAAAAGVDPTAVPGPNTLWELASGDTLGTASPVTLRWDNGAGLIFSKEIAIDDEFMFTITQTVENTGSAAASVAPYGVLARHGMPPDLKNFFILHEGVVAMTDGEYSETDWKDMPDFEFNQRAGARTKEQNITENGWIGFTDHYWMSVLIPTQGTAFKSVAKYDERRDIYQTEAVSPVQTVEPGQTITNTTQFFAGAKEWDVLKAYEEGGVYNFIDAIDWGWFSFLTKPIFWLLHHLNLLIGNMGLSIIGLTLFIKALLFPLAYKSYVSMAKMKELQPKMEKLKEEAGDDRQKMQQGMMALYKKEKVNPAAGCLPILLQIPIFFSLYKVIFVTIELRHAPFFGPFQDLSAPDPTSIFNFYGLLPWGTPEVGSVMALVFIGILPLLLGISMWLQQKLNPAPTDPTQQMIFAWMPWVFMFMLGSFASGLVVYWIANNTITFTQQYLIMRSQGYKPDLLGNIKGSFGRKPKAEPKK, encoded by the coding sequence ATGGACGATCAAAACAAGAACCTTATCATTGCGACGGCGCTTAGCTTTGTCGTGATCCTTGTGTGGTTTGTACTCTTTCCACCTCCGGAGCCTGAAACGCCAATTGATGGCACGGTTGCGTCGCAATCAACGCCTGCCGAAGGTACGTTGGCAACGCCCAGCGCGGATGTTCCCGCCGCAAATCCGACGTCAACAGTCAGCACCGAAACAGCGCCAAGCGCGCTTGATAACGCAGCTCGTGTCACCATTGAAACACCCCGCGTAAGTGGCTCTTTGTCACTGCTGGGTGGGCGCATTGACCAGCTGTCTCTGAATGATTACCGCACTTCGCTTGAAGAAGACGCGACCATTGTCGAAATTCTTTTCCCCGCGAATGAGGCAAATGCGCAGTACGCATTACACGGCTGGGCCGCAGCAGCAGGCGTTGATCCAACAGCAGTCCCTGGCCCCAACACTCTTTGGGAACTCGCGTCCGGAGACACGCTTGGCACCGCTTCTCCTGTGACCCTGCGATGGGACAATGGCGCCGGACTGATTTTCTCCAAAGAGATCGCGATTGATGACGAATTTATGTTCACCATCACGCAGACTGTTGAAAATACTGGCAGCGCCGCTGCCTCTGTTGCGCCTTATGGCGTTCTTGCCCGTCACGGGATGCCCCCGGATTTGAAGAACTTCTTCATTCTCCATGAAGGTGTCGTTGCGATGACCGATGGTGAATACTCCGAAACTGACTGGAAAGACATGCCAGACTTCGAGTTCAACCAACGTGCAGGAGCCCGCACCAAGGAGCAGAACATAACCGAAAACGGCTGGATCGGATTCACCGATCACTACTGGATGAGCGTATTGATCCCAACTCAGGGCACCGCGTTCAAATCCGTCGCCAAATATGACGAGCGCCGTGATATCTACCAAACAGAAGCCGTTAGCCCGGTGCAGACTGTTGAGCCGGGTCAGACCATCACCAACACCACGCAATTCTTTGCTGGCGCAAAGGAATGGGATGTACTCAAGGCCTATGAAGAAGGCGGCGTTTATAACTTTATCGATGCGATCGACTGGGGCTGGTTCTCATTCCTGACCAAGCCGATTTTTTGGCTGCTTCATCACCTCAATCTCCTGATTGGCAACATGGGTCTTTCCATCATAGGTCTGACGCTGTTCATCAAAGCCCTGCTATTTCCGCTGGCGTACAAATCCTACGTTTCGATGGCGAAGATGAAAGAACTTCAGCCAAAGATGGAAAAGCTGAAAGAAGAAGCAGGCGACGATCGTCAGAAAATGCAGCAAGGCATGATGGCGCTCTACAAAAAGGAAAAGGTTAATCCAGCTGCCGGCTGTTTGCCTATCCTGCTTCAGATTCCGATCTTTTTCTCGCTCTACAAAGTGATTTTTGTCACGATCGAACTGCGTCACGCACCATTCTTCGGACCGTTTCAGGATCTAAGCGCACCTGACCCGACCTCTATCTTCAACTTCTACGGCCTGCTGCCATGGGGCACACCCGAGGTAGGCAGCGTTATGGCGTTGGTGTTTATCGGCATCCTGCCGCTACTGTTGGGTATTTCCATGTGGTTGCAGCAAAAGCTGAACCCGGCGCCCACCGATCCGACACAGCAGATGATCTTTGCCTGGATGCCTTGGGTATTCATGTTCATGCTGGGCAGCTTCGCCTCCGGTCTGGTCGTTTACTGGATCGCGAACAACACCATCACCTTCACCCAACAGTACCTGATCATGCGCAGTCAGGGGTACAAGCCTGACTTGTTGGGGAACATCAAAGGTAGCTTTGGCCGCAAGCCCAAAGCAGAGCCGAAAAAGTGA